In the Pseudorasbora parva isolate DD20220531a chromosome 23, ASM2467924v1, whole genome shotgun sequence genome, one interval contains:
- the LOC137062415 gene encoding trace amine-associated receptor 13c-like, with the protein MAHETEDHETQYCFPAINSSCIKGKRSRHEYNIMYVFFSLLSAWIVFLNLLVIISISHFKKLHTPTNLIILSLAVADMLIGLIVMPVDAIKLIETCWYFGDILCNMFVIIMGLLTSVSICNLVLIAVDRYVAVCHPLLYPHTITTTRTVISICLCWFFSSAYNIVFMISGRYFESSQGTDICYGKCYFIIGFSWTVVDLFFSFLFPLTVIITLYLRIFYVAHQQVKVINALMKGGKHVSEGSVRRKSESKAALTLGIIVTAYLLCFIPYYILSLTGTTIISSATVTFLIWTVYANSGMNPVVYALFYRWFKISVKHILTLKILKPGFSHSDIFTDYP; encoded by the coding sequence ATGGCCCATGAGACAGAGGACCATGAGACTCAATACTGCTTTCCTGCCATCAACTCATCATGTATCAAGGGAAAACGCTCCAGACATGAATACAATAtcatgtatgtgtttttttcattGCTGTCAGCATGGATTGTGTTTCTGAACCTGCTGGTGATCATCTCCATCTCTCACTTCAAGAAGCTTCACACTCCAACCAACCTGATTATTCTCTCTCTGGCTGTGGCCGACATGCTTATTGGACTTATTGTGATGCCTGTGGATGCCATCAAGTTGATTGAGACATGTTGGTACTTTGGAGACATTTTGTGTAACATGTTTGTGATAATCATGGGTCTGCTCACCTCAGTATCTATATGTAATTTAGTTTTAATAGCTGTTGATCGATATGTGGCTGTGTGTCACCCTTTACTGTACCCACATACAATAACCACAACTAGAACCGTAATAAGCATCTGTCTCTGCTGGTTTTTCTCCTCTGCTTACAATATTGTCTTTATGATTAGTGGCAGATATTTTGAAAGTTCACAAGGAACAGACATTTGCTATGGAAAGTGCTATTTCATAATAGGGTTTTCATGGACAGTCGTtgacctgttcttttctttcttgtttCCTTTGACTGTGATAATAACTTTATATTTGAGGATATTTTATGTTGCACATCAGCAGGTGAAAGTTATAAATGCTCTGATGAAGGGTGGAAAACATGTATCTGAAGGTTCAGTGAGGAGGAAATCTGAGAGCAAAGCTGCTCTGACATTAGGAATCATTGTGACAGCTTATCTGCTCTGCTTTATTCCATACTATATTTTGTCTTTAACGGGTACTACAATAATCTCTTCTGCTACGGTGACATTTCTAATATGGACTGTATATGCTAACTCAGGCATGAATCCTGTTGTCTATGCTTTATTTTACCGCTGGTTTAAAATATCAGTTAAACACATCTTAACTCTTAAAATACTGAAGCCAGGATTCTCTCACTCAGACATATTTACAGATTATCCATGA